One window from the genome of Entelurus aequoreus isolate RoL-2023_Sb linkage group LG04, RoL_Eaeq_v1.1, whole genome shotgun sequence encodes:
- the ints10 gene encoding integrator complex subunit 10 isoform X3 — protein sequence MYIIERNAEKTSCAGRLLYDMFLNFPDQPIVWREISVITAALRSDSQDKHSQFLRGLFETLPGRIQCEMLLKATEQCFNTLEKAEMLLLLLKRFPESVVQHGVSLGETLLEAEASEKVESPVNCFRKLFVCDVLPLLINNMDMRLPASLMQKYILKAAEFYIGYVARGPSPDGPMNVSQEGGPLKSPSVSRGSQRYVIDGLSEKSSVVAEPWERLLDLLAVVGARCEWQGDKGQRSYTDLLQRVKELCRYLPGLEGDTRARCCSQVVICAALVLFRNAFLYVSAVQPALFQGVNTLNTGPWILVEDLSSVYHDVDLERGTVKHAHKKRKMADGREKTMSSDDEEGLGKMRGRHILVNKTEMPSWSETLESFYTARESWDLLHSHDSLETEFKKICATWKTDSWLWLRIFLTDIIIYQGQYRKALSSLQQMAAVQQLHPGQQSPSGQTSLEHHRALIQQASCHYALGEYRMACEKLLDVVSGLVAPNHESTKPSEDQTRVKTKSKKSHDLRLLPCTSKAVLPFCLQLMLSCFKLRAFTDNRDDLSLGHVVVLLQYDWPQGEMLFLKAVDKICQQGGFQYENFFNYVTNIDMLEEFAYLRTPDGGRIQLELLPNQGILIKNPSPALGVELNTLLLQGVHTMDRHHTVTRGITKGVKEDFRLAMERQVSRCGENLLSVLHRFCINEKIIIVQSLP from the exons GAGATCAGTGTCATCACAGCTGCACTGCGGAGTGACTCCCAAGACAAACATTCACAGTTTCTTCGAG GGCTTTTTGAAACACTGCCTGGTCGTATACAATGTGAGATGTTGCTGAAAGCCACCGAGCAGTGCTTCAACACTTTGGAGAAGGCGGAGATGCTGTTGCTTTTATTAAAGCGCTTTCCAGAGTCTGTTGTCCAACATGGG gTGAGTCTAGGCGAGACACTGTTGGAGGCAGAAGCATCTGAGAAAGTGGAGTCGCCTGTCAACTGCTTCAGAAAACTTTTCG TGTGTGACGTCCTCCCTCTGCTGATAAACAACATGGATATGCGCCTGCCCGCCAGCCTGATGCAGAAATACATTCTCAAAGCTGCTGAATTCTACATCGGCTATGTCGCCCGAGGACCTTCACCGGATGGACCGATGAATG TCTCTCAAGAAGGTGGTCCACTTAAGTCTCCCTCTGTCTCGCGGGGCTCTCAACGCTATGTGATTGACGGCTTGTCGGAGAAGTCATCGGTGGTAGCTGAACCTTGGGAGAGGCTGTTGGACCTTCTTGCTGTTGTCGGAGCTCGATGTGAATGGCAGGGAGACAAAGGACAGAG GAGCTACACAGACTTGCTTCAGAGAGTAAAGGAGCTGTGTCGCTACTTACCTGGCCTCGAGGGTGACACCAGAGCCCGCTGCTGCAGTCAGGTGGTCATCTGCGCCGCCCTCGTCCTCTTCCGCAACGCCTTCCTCTATGTCTCGGCCGTACAGCCAGCGCTGTTCCAGG GTGTGAATACTCTAAACACGGGGCCGTGGATTTTAGTGGAGGATTTGAGCTCGGTGTACCATGATGTGGATTTGGAGAGAGGAACGGTCAAACACGCGCATAAGAAACGCAAAATGGCAGATGGCAGAGAGAAGACAATG aGCTCCGATGATGAGGAAGGCCTAGGGAAGATGCGTGGTCGACACATCCTGGTCAACAAAACCGAGATGCCCAGCTGGTCAGAGACTCTGGAGAGCTTTTACACAGCGAGAGAAAGCTGGGACCTCCTTCATTCCCACGACAGCCTTGAAACTG AGTTCAAAAAGATCTGTGCCACGTGGAAGACAGACAGCTGGCTTTGGTTACGAATTTTCCTCACGGACATAATCATATACCAG GGACAGTACCGTAAGGCCCTGTCGAGCCTGCAGCAGATGGCCGCTGTGCAGCAACTTCACCCAGGCCAGCAGAGCCCCTCAGGCCAGACCAGTCTGGAGCACCACAGGGCCCTCATACAGCAAGCTTCCTGCCACTACGCACTGGGAGAATACAGG ATGGCCTGTGAGAAGCTTCTCGATGTCGTCAGTGGACTTGTAGCCCCAAACCATGAATCAACAAAGCCCTCTGAAGATCAGACAAGGGTCAAGACCAAATCCAAGAAAA GTCATGACCTGAGATTGCTTCCATGCACCAGTAAGGCTGTGTTACCTTTCTGCCTCCAGCTGATGCTGTCCTGTTTTAAG CTGCGCGCCTTCACAGACAACAGGGACGACTTGTCGCTGGGTCACGTGGTGGTGCTCCTGCAGTACGACTGGCCTCAGGGCGAGATGCTTTTtctcaaggctgtggacaagatCTGCCAGCAAGGCGGTTTCCAGTATGAGAATTTCTTCAATTACGTCACCA ACATCGACATGCTGGAGGAATTTGCATACTTGCGTACGCCAGATGGAGGGAGGATCCAGCTGGAGCTGCTGCCCAACCAGGGGATACTGATTAA GAACCCTAGCCCCGCCCTGGGGGTGGAGTTAAACACCCTTCTGCTACAAGGGGTTCACACGATGGACAG ACACCACACCGTGACGAGGGGGATCACTAAAGGAGTGAAGGAGGACTTCCGCCTGGCCATGGAGAGGCAAGTGTCTCGTTGCGGAGAGAACCTGCTGAGCGTGCTGCACCGTTTTTGTATCAACGAGAAAATCATCATCGTCCAGTCTCTCCCTTGA